In Longimicrobiaceae bacterium, one genomic interval encodes:
- a CDS encoding DUF1579 family protein, translating to MKKSTAAGERVCTGVLAYQYTKRLRIPRQGFCLPTTFRTGISVGGLRGTSFAGLCTTFGIRRRMKTPRLYREIGMNQDAASSSDAAAFTDREGLGRFVGHWSTTGRQLEGMVGPAAVITAWESYEWLEGERFLIHRFDGRVGDGVDACIEIIGAEEEGGYPVHSYYDNGMTNDWRYEARGDTWLLTGRWPMGGGFMDVRCTVEFSDDGDTMTGTWECSVDGAEWQTFWEVESERQE from the coding sequence ATGAAGAAGAGCACTGCGGCCGGGGAGCGGGTGTGTACCGGTGTACTAGCCTACCAGTACACTAAGAGGCTGAGAATCCCCCGTCAAGGATTTTGTCTGCCGACCACGTTTCGCACCGGAATTTCCGTTGGCGGGCTGCGGGGAACGAGCTTTGCCGGCCTCTGCACTACCTTCGGAATCCGCCGGAGGATGAAGACGCCTCGACTCTATCGGGAGATTGGGATGAATCAGGACGCCGCGTCCAGTAGCGACGCCGCAGCATTCACGGACCGCGAGGGTCTCGGCCGGTTCGTCGGGCATTGGAGCACGACGGGACGGCAGCTCGAAGGCATGGTCGGTCCGGCTGCGGTGATCACGGCGTGGGAGAGCTACGAGTGGCTGGAGGGCGAGCGCTTCCTCATCCACCGCTTCGACGGCCGGGTCGGCGACGGGGTGGACGCCTGCATCGAGATCATCGGAGCCGAGGAGGAGGGCGGATATCCCGTCCACAGCTACTACGACAACGGCATGACCAATGACTGGAGATACGAGGCTCGCGGCGACACGTGGCTCCTCACCGGCAGGTGGCCCATGGGCGGCGGCTTCATGGACGTGCGCTGCACCGTCGAGTTCAGCGACGACGGCGACACCATGACGGGAACGTGGGAGTGCTCGGTGGACGGCGCAGAATGGCAGACGTTCTG